Proteins from a genomic interval of Symmachiella macrocystis:
- a CDS encoding sulfatase family protein: MKPLALCLLALFALPVNAQAKPPNVVMIISDDQAWTDFGFMGHRDIKTPNLDQLARESAVFTRGYVPASLCRPSLATMITGLYPHQHKISGNDPPKGTDRQLMLKHIQNAPTLPRLLGKQGYRSHQSGKWWEGNYRLGGFTAGMTHGDPKHGGRHGDDGLKIGRQGMEPIFDFIRESNDEPFFLWYAPFLPHSPHNPPERLLKKYEKPGRSIHVARYYAMCEWFDETCGELLDFLDKNNLADDTLVVFVTDNGWIQSTDSRRYAPKSKRSQYDGGVRTPIMLCWPGKIAPGENTTLASSIDLAPTILKACGIDPPTSMPGIDLVSVAAGHPTKRTAIHGEIFAHDIADIDSPRASLLYRWVIQGHWKLIVPADESAGVELYDLDADPHETKNLAADHADKVRELTANINDWWAAQ, from the coding sequence ATGAAACCACTCGCCCTGTGCTTGCTCGCCCTATTTGCATTGCCGGTTAATGCCCAGGCCAAGCCGCCCAATGTCGTGATGATCATCTCCGACGACCAGGCCTGGACCGATTTTGGATTCATGGGGCACCGGGACATCAAAACGCCCAATTTGGACCAACTGGCGCGCGAAAGTGCGGTCTTCACTCGCGGTTACGTCCCGGCCAGTTTGTGCCGGCCTTCACTAGCGACAATGATCACCGGGCTGTATCCGCATCAACACAAAATCTCCGGCAACGATCCCCCCAAAGGGACCGATCGCCAGTTGATGCTCAAGCATATTCAAAACGCCCCCACATTGCCGCGGCTGTTGGGAAAACAAGGGTACCGCAGCCACCAGAGCGGCAAATGGTGGGAAGGCAATTACCGGTTGGGCGGATTCACCGCCGGCATGACGCATGGCGACCCCAAACATGGTGGGCGGCACGGCGATGATGGACTGAAAATCGGTCGGCAGGGGATGGAGCCGATATTTGATTTCATTCGCGAATCGAATGACGAACCGTTTTTTTTATGGTACGCCCCATTCTTGCCGCACAGCCCCCACAATCCTCCCGAGAGGCTGCTCAAGAAATACGAAAAACCAGGCCGCTCAATACACGTTGCTCGCTATTACGCAATGTGTGAATGGTTCGACGAAACTTGCGGAGAGCTGTTGGATTTCCTCGATAAGAACAATCTTGCCGACGACACGCTGGTCGTCTTCGTCACCGATAACGGTTGGATCCAGAGCACCGATTCGCGGCGCTACGCACCCAAAAGCAAACGCTCGCAGTACGACGGAGGAGTTCGCACGCCGATCATGTTGTGTTGGCCGGGGAAAATCGCTCCTGGTGAGAATACCACCTTGGCCAGCAGCATTGACTTGGCGCCCACAATCCTCAAAGCGTGCGGCATCGATCCGCCAACGTCAATGCCGGGAATCGATTTGGTCTCGGTCGCGGCGGGCCATCCGACGAAAAGAACTGCGATTCACGGCGAAATCTTCGCACATGACATCGCCGACATCGACAGCCCCCGCGCGAGTTTGCTATACCGTTGGGTCATTCAAGGGCACTGGAAATTGATCGTTCCCGCGGACGAGTCCGCCGGGGTTGAACTCTACGATCTGGATGCTGATCCGCATGAAACAAAAAATCTCGCGGCGGATCACGCCGACAAAGTTCGCGAACTGACTGCGAACATCAATGATTGGTGGGCGGCCCAATAA
- a CDS encoding acrylyl-CoA reductase family protein, translated as MSTEQFACYLVEKDEDGTVRAGMTRRPLAALPEGEVLIRVQWSSLNFKDGLAATGQPGVAKKYPHVPGIDAAGTVAESSHADFQAGQPVIVTGYDLGAGQWGGWAEYIRVPAEWVIPLPDGLTLESAMHYGTAGFTAAMSVQAIVDHGIEPASGKIVVTGATGGVGCIAVMLLAQLGYQVVAVTGKESMHAQLKEFGATEVVGREEILDDSSRPLLSARWAGAVDCVGGDMLTSILRATDLRGCVTCCGLVAGPKLNMTVFPFILRGAVLVGIDSGWYPRDLRLKLWEKLGGEWRLDKLADFTETVPLADIEPSLQKILRGEVAGRTLVAVE; from the coding sequence ATGTCGACCGAACAATTCGCCTGTTATCTTGTGGAAAAAGACGAAGACGGTACCGTCCGTGCTGGGATGACGCGGCGGCCGTTGGCGGCTTTGCCGGAGGGAGAGGTGTTGATCCGCGTGCAATGGTCCTCTTTGAATTTCAAAGATGGGCTGGCGGCGACGGGGCAGCCGGGGGTGGCGAAGAAATATCCGCACGTGCCGGGGATCGATGCGGCCGGGACAGTCGCCGAAAGCAGCCATGCCGATTTTCAGGCCGGACAACCGGTGATTGTCACCGGCTATGACCTGGGCGCCGGCCAATGGGGCGGCTGGGCGGAGTACATTCGCGTGCCGGCCGAGTGGGTGATTCCGTTACCGGACGGACTCACGTTGGAATCAGCAATGCACTACGGCACGGCGGGGTTCACTGCGGCGATGTCGGTGCAAGCGATCGTTGATCACGGTATCGAACCGGCGAGCGGAAAGATTGTAGTTACCGGAGCGACGGGCGGCGTGGGCTGCATTGCTGTGATGCTGTTGGCCCAACTGGGCTATCAAGTCGTGGCTGTTACCGGCAAAGAAAGCATGCACGCGCAGCTCAAGGAATTTGGTGCCACGGAGGTCGTCGGTCGGGAGGAGATTTTGGATGACAGTTCGCGGCCGCTGTTGTCCGCACGTTGGGCAGGGGCTGTTGATTGTGTTGGAGGCGACATGCTGACGTCGATCCTGCGAGCGACCGACCTACGCGGCTGCGTGACCTGTTGCGGTTTGGTGGCGGGGCCGAAATTGAATATGACCGTGTTTCCGTTCATTCTCCGCGGTGCGGTGTTGGTGGGGATCGACTCGGGATGGTATCCGCGAGATTTGCGTTTGAAGTTGTGGGAGAAACTCGGCGGCGAATGGCGGTTGGACAAGCTAGCGGATTTCACCGAAACGGTACCATTGGCCGACATCGAACCTTCGTTGCAAAAAATCTTGCGCGGCGAAGTCGCTGGCCGGACGTTGGTGGCGGTGGAGTGA
- the phnA gene encoding phosphonoacetate hydrolase produces the protein MTTSGDISTQEFTINDRTYRPPARPIVVICIDGCADEYLSISIAKGRMPNVARIAGEGYRGLARGALPSFTNVNNSSICTGVTPAVHGICGNFFLDPDTGEEVMMNSAKYLRAETILAAAANAGRKVAMVTAKEKLRDILSHNLTGIAFSAEKANEAQMATHGIDDVEELVGAPTPEIYSGDASLYVLQAGAALVEQGRADFLYLSLTDFMQHKFDPWQEESLEFHAGIDREIGRLLDAGAIVAATADHGMNAKQKTDGSPNVIYLEPLLTEEFDANIKVILPITDPYVAHHGALGSLAMVHLPDSVRTDPVISRLMEIDGITEVHCRASAVRKLELAPDRIGDLVVLSGRDVVLGRSPGHHDLKAVASGLRSHGGRYEEMVPLLVSEPLNDTYRRKASGDPRNFDVFDFAVNGTGAEA, from the coding sequence ATGACCACATCCGGCGACATCTCCACCCAAGAATTTACCATCAATGACCGCACCTATCGCCCGCCTGCGCGGCCGATCGTGGTGATTTGTATCGACGGCTGTGCGGACGAATATCTCAGTATCTCGATCGCCAAAGGCCGCATGCCAAACGTGGCGCGGATTGCCGGTGAGGGATATCGCGGGCTGGCCCGCGGGGCGTTGCCGTCGTTCACAAACGTGAATAACTCATCCATCTGCACTGGCGTGACGCCGGCGGTGCATGGGATTTGCGGCAACTTCTTCCTCGATCCCGATACCGGTGAAGAGGTGATGATGAATTCGGCCAAATATCTACGGGCCGAAACGATTCTGGCCGCTGCGGCCAACGCCGGACGCAAGGTCGCGATGGTCACGGCCAAAGAGAAACTGCGGGACATACTGTCGCACAACTTAACGGGCATCGCTTTTTCGGCGGAGAAGGCAAACGAAGCCCAAATGGCCACGCACGGCATCGACGACGTCGAAGAACTGGTTGGTGCCCCCACGCCGGAGATTTATAGCGGCGACGCCAGTTTATATGTGCTCCAAGCAGGAGCGGCATTGGTCGAACAGGGGCGGGCGGATTTTTTGTATCTGTCGCTGACTGACTTTATGCAACACAAGTTTGATCCCTGGCAAGAAGAATCATTGGAGTTCCATGCGGGGATCGACCGGGAGATCGGACGGCTACTCGACGCCGGGGCGATCGTAGCGGCGACCGCCGATCATGGTATGAACGCCAAACAAAAAACCGACGGCAGCCCGAATGTGATTTACCTCGAACCGCTGTTGACCGAAGAATTCGATGCAAACATCAAGGTCATTCTACCGATCACCGATCCCTACGTCGCGCATCACGGGGCGTTGGGGTCATTGGCCATGGTACATCTGCCCGATTCGGTGCGGACTGATCCGGTAATTTCTCGCCTGATGGAAATCGATGGAATTACGGAAGTCCATTGCCGGGCTTCGGCGGTCCGAAAATTGGAACTGGCCCCCGACCGGATCGGCGATTTAGTTGTGTTGTCGGGACGGGACGTTGTGTTGGGCCGCTCACCGGGGCACCATGACCTCAAAGCGGTGGCCAGCGGACTCCGCTCGCATGGCGGCCGGTACGAGGAGATGGTCCCGCTGCTGGTCTCGGAGCCATTGAACGATACGTACCGCCGCAAGGCGAGTGGCGATCCGCGAAATTTCGACGTGTTCGATTTTGCCGTCAATGGGACGGGGGCTGAGGCTTGA
- a CDS encoding aldehyde dehydrogenase family protein codes for MDDIFPCFVAGKAVASSTTFDVTNPYNNEVIAQVAQVTPAETEQAIQAALEGGEPLSRYRRYEILNAARDLLLERSDAFARLICAESGICLQETRYEVGRASDVFQFAAMEALKDDGQIFSCDVSPTGKARKIFTLREPVKLISAITPFNHPLNQVVHKLAPAIAAGAPVLLKPSEKTPLTAIRCAELLYEAGLPGWMLSVLLGPLDEVAKTMVTDPRVELVTFTGSVNIGKQIAHEAGYKKVVLELGGNSPLIILDDADMDLAVHLAAEGCFRNSGQRCTAVKRLLVHENILAEFTQRFVERAAEYVVGDPAEEQTRVGTVIDEAAAMRLESVVNDAVAAGAKVLLGGERRGAQLSPTVIADVPRDAEMVVCESFGPLAPIMSVRDIDDAIELANATDFGLSSGVVTDSLDHALRAVKGIRTGTVNINEVPGYRIECSPFGGVKDSGLGIKEGVIEAMKCMSNVKTFSLPF; via the coding sequence TTGGACGATATATTCCCCTGCTTCGTCGCCGGCAAGGCCGTTGCATCAAGCACGACTTTTGACGTTACGAATCCCTACAACAACGAAGTCATCGCCCAGGTTGCACAGGTCACACCTGCTGAGACAGAGCAGGCGATCCAAGCGGCACTGGAGGGGGGCGAGCCGTTGTCACGGTATCGGCGGTACGAGATTCTCAACGCGGCCCGCGATCTGCTGCTGGAACGCAGCGATGCCTTTGCGCGGTTGATCTGTGCCGAATCGGGAATCTGCCTGCAGGAAACACGCTACGAAGTGGGCCGGGCGAGCGATGTGTTTCAATTCGCCGCCATGGAAGCGCTGAAGGATGACGGGCAAATTTTCTCCTGCGACGTCTCGCCGACCGGCAAGGCAAGGAAGATATTTACGCTGCGCGAACCGGTGAAATTGATCTCAGCGATCACGCCTTTTAATCATCCACTGAATCAGGTCGTCCACAAATTGGCACCGGCAATTGCCGCCGGCGCACCGGTCTTGCTCAAGCCATCGGAAAAAACCCCACTGACCGCCATTCGCTGCGCGGAGCTGCTCTACGAGGCGGGGTTACCCGGCTGGATGTTGAGCGTGCTGCTGGGTCCGTTGGACGAAGTGGCGAAAACCATGGTGACTGATCCCCGCGTGGAGTTGGTCACCTTCACCGGTAGCGTCAACATTGGTAAACAGATCGCCCACGAAGCCGGATACAAAAAGGTCGTTTTAGAATTGGGCGGAAACTCGCCGCTGATCATTCTTGATGATGCCGACATGGACTTGGCCGTTCATTTGGCGGCCGAGGGCTGTTTCCGCAATTCCGGCCAACGGTGCACAGCCGTCAAACGGTTGTTGGTGCACGAGAATATCCTTGCCGAATTCACACAGCGATTCGTGGAACGGGCGGCGGAGTATGTTGTCGGCGATCCCGCCGAGGAACAGACGCGTGTGGGGACGGTGATTGACGAAGCGGCGGCAATGCGATTGGAGTCGGTCGTCAACGATGCGGTCGCTGCCGGGGCCAAGGTGCTGCTGGGTGGCGAGCGGCGCGGTGCTCAGTTATCGCCAACGGTCATTGCTGACGTGCCTCGCGATGCGGAGATGGTGGTCTGTGAATCGTTCGGCCCCTTGGCGCCAATCATGTCGGTCCGTGACATCGATGATGCGATCGAATTGGCCAACGCGACCGATTTCGGTTTGTCCTCGGGCGTCGTCACCGACAGCCTGGACCATGCGCTGCGAGCCGTTAAAGGCATTCGTACCGGCACGGTCAACATCAACGAAGTCCCCGGCTATCGTATCGAGTGCTCTCCCTTCGGCGGCGTCAAAGATTCCGGCCTGGGCATTAAAGAGGGGGTTATCGAGGCGATGAAGTGTATGTCGAACGTGAAGACGTTTTCGCTGCCCTTTTAG
- a CDS encoding 2-aminoethylphosphonate--pyruvate transaminase, giving the protein MNSTPTSPPDKVLFTPGPLSTSPTVKQAMLRDVGSWDQEFIDIVQRIRNQLLTLAGVSKVAGYEAIPLQGSGSFGVEAAIGSSVPPGGKMLSLVNGAYGERIAKMAQHLKIDQVVLHSEENEIPDIEQLRQTLADDADITNVIVVHCETTTGIVNPIEEIGKIVAAAGRIYTVDAMSSFGALPIDLPACQIDYLISSANKCLQGVPGFSFVLARRAVLEASEGHARSLCLDLLDQWQAFETHGRFRYSPPTHSFLALEQALVELEAEGGMAGRATRYEENRCTLIAGMRRLGFREYLQPEQQSCIISTFHYPADPKFDFDTFYNVLKERGSIIYPGKLGDVNCFRIGTIGHMFPADVENLLAAIEDAIAVMELDMTMVAAC; this is encoded by the coding sequence ATGAATTCAACACCAACCTCCCCTCCCGATAAAGTCCTCTTTACGCCCGGGCCGTTGTCAACGAGTCCGACGGTTAAGCAGGCGATGTTGCGCGATGTGGGGTCGTGGGACCAGGAATTTATTGACATTGTGCAGCGGATTCGAAACCAACTGCTGACGCTCGCCGGTGTCTCGAAAGTAGCGGGTTACGAAGCGATTCCTCTCCAGGGAAGCGGCTCGTTTGGCGTCGAAGCGGCGATCGGGAGCAGCGTTCCGCCCGGCGGAAAAATGTTATCGCTGGTCAACGGGGCCTATGGCGAGCGGATTGCCAAAATGGCGCAGCATTTGAAAATCGATCAAGTGGTGCTGCATTCTGAGGAAAATGAAATTCCCGATATCGAGCAATTGCGGCAAACCTTGGCCGATGATGCGGATATTACGAACGTGATCGTCGTGCATTGCGAAACGACGACGGGGATCGTGAATCCGATCGAAGAAATCGGCAAGATCGTCGCTGCGGCGGGGCGGATTTATACCGTCGATGCCATGAGTTCCTTTGGCGCGTTACCAATCGATTTACCGGCCTGCCAGATCGACTATTTGATTTCATCGGCCAACAAATGCCTGCAAGGCGTGCCGGGGTTCTCGTTTGTACTAGCGCGGCGCGCGGTCTTGGAAGCGAGCGAAGGCCATGCCCGCAGTTTGTGTCTGGACTTACTCGACCAATGGCAAGCGTTTGAAACGCATGGTCGGTTTCGCTACTCCCCACCGACACATAGTTTTTTGGCGTTAGAACAGGCGTTGGTCGAACTTGAGGCTGAGGGCGGCATGGCGGGTCGTGCGACTCGGTATGAGGAGAATCGCTGCACGCTGATCGCCGGTATGCGGCGGCTCGGTTTTCGTGAATACCTGCAGCCGGAACAACAAAGCTGCATCATCTCGACATTTCATTACCCCGCGGATCCAAAGTTCGATTTCGACACGTTTTATAATGTGCTCAAAGAACGGGGCAGCATTATCTATCCCGGCAAATTGGGCGACGTCAATTGTTTTCGCATCGGCACCATTGGACACATGTTCCCCGCTGATGTGGAGAATCTGTTGGCAGCCATTGAAGATGCCATTGCAGTAATGGAATTGGACATGACAATGGTGGCTGCGTGTTGA
- the hisB gene encoding imidazoleglycerol-phosphate dehydratase HisB, with product MSRTATIDRKTAETQITLTLNLDGMGQSKIQTGVGFFDHMLTLLARHGLLDLEIDCNGDLEVDQHHTVEDVGICLGLAIAEALGDKQGITRYGGKTLPMEETLITSAVDLSGRAWFVYKVEFPTEKIGEFDSQLVEDFWQAVSANAKMNLHLVLHHGRNSHHISEGIFKTTARALREAVSIDPRETSVPSTKGSL from the coding sequence ATGAGTCGCACCGCCACCATCGATCGCAAAACGGCCGAAACGCAGATCACGCTCACGCTGAATCTCGACGGCATGGGACAATCCAAAATTCAAACCGGCGTCGGTTTTTTTGACCACATGCTGACGCTGCTCGCACGGCACGGTTTGTTGGACTTGGAGATCGACTGCAACGGCGACCTAGAAGTCGACCAACACCACACGGTCGAGGATGTGGGCATCTGCTTGGGGCTAGCGATCGCTGAAGCGTTGGGAGACAAACAGGGCATCACCCGCTATGGCGGCAAGACATTGCCCATGGAAGAGACGTTGATTACCTCAGCCGTCGATTTGAGCGGACGGGCGTGGTTTGTCTACAAGGTCGAATTTCCCACGGAGAAAATCGGCGAGTTCGATTCGCAATTGGTCGAGGACTTTTGGCAAGCGGTCTCGGCCAACGCCAAGATGAACCTGCACTTGGTCCTGCACCACGGCCGCAACAGCCACCACATCTCAGAAGGCATCTTCAAAACCACCGCCCGCGCCTTGCGCGAAGCGGTCAGCATCGATCCCCGCGAAACCTCGGTCCCCTCGACCAAAGGCTCGCTGTAG
- the hisC gene encoding histidinol-phosphate transaminase gives MSLFRPNIDRIDGYVPGEQPQTTDWVKLNTNENPYPPSPRVFEAIQAAATDRLRLYPDPIATEFRTVAAELFGVDADWVLPANGSDENLTIIIRSFVDPGELVVSPYPSYILYETLVDIQGGRHERLPLNADWSWDMQTCRLLIEQAKLALVPNPNSPSGNRWSLDEIAELIPPQGMFVLDEAYGDFPDQPHCGEIFSRHAGERVIVTRSFSKSYSLAGIRMGFAVAHPDVITGMRKVKDSYNCDGIALAAATAALRDQQWMLDNTAKIQQTRATLSATLVDLGFNVVNSQANFVWATHPQREHCEIFEALKERKILVRFMTYPDVTYQDKPLTGLRMTIGTNEQNEILSAALREIV, from the coding sequence ATGAGCCTTTTCCGTCCGAATATCGATCGCATTGACGGCTATGTCCCCGGCGAACAACCGCAGACTACCGATTGGGTGAAGTTGAACACCAACGAAAACCCCTATCCCCCCTCGCCGCGGGTTTTCGAAGCCATCCAAGCCGCGGCGACTGACCGCTTGCGACTCTATCCCGACCCGATCGCCACGGAGTTTCGTACGGTGGCGGCGGAGCTTTTCGGTGTCGATGCCGATTGGGTTTTGCCCGCCAACGGCAGTGACGAGAATCTGACGATCATCATCCGTTCCTTCGTCGACCCGGGCGAGTTAGTGGTCTCCCCCTATCCGAGTTACATCCTCTATGAAACGTTGGTTGATATTCAGGGAGGCCGCCATGAGCGGTTGCCCCTCAATGCCGATTGGTCGTGGGACATGCAGACTTGCCGGCTGTTGATTGAACAAGCCAAGCTGGCGCTGGTCCCCAATCCTAATTCCCCTTCGGGCAATCGATGGAGCTTAGACGAGATCGCGGAACTCATTCCGCCCCAGGGGATGTTCGTCCTCGATGAGGCATACGGCGATTTTCCCGACCAGCCGCATTGCGGAGAAATCTTTTCCCGTCATGCTGGCGAGCGGGTGATCGTCACGCGGTCGTTTAGCAAATCTTATTCACTGGCCGGCATCCGCATGGGCTTCGCCGTCGCTCATCCTGATGTCATCACCGGCATGCGGAAGGTCAAGGACAGCTACAACTGCGATGGCATCGCTTTGGCCGCTGCAACCGCCGCACTACGCGATCAACAATGGATGCTAGACAACACCGCCAAAATTCAACAAACGCGGGCGACCTTGTCTGCGACGTTGGTCGACCTCGGTTTCAATGTCGTTAACAGCCAAGCAAATTTCGTTTGGGCTACGCACCCGCAGCGTGAACACTGCGAAATCTTTGAAGCCCTCAAAGAGCGAAAAATTCTGGTGCGGTTTATGACCTACCCCGATGTCACCTACCAGGACAAACCGCTCACCGGATTGCGGATGACCATTGGCACTAATGAGCAAAACGAAATACTCTCGGCCGCCTTACGCGAAATCGTCTGA
- a CDS encoding Gfo/Idh/MocA family protein, translating to MADEITRRKFLATTATTAAAIAAASEAAAFAPQPERIRVGLIGCGGIMSSHVRRIVARGLPVEFTHLCDVDDHQPERRGIAKAISGFQKQEPQRTRNFEEVLDDKTVQAVIVATPHHQHAPIALPAMQAGKDIYLEKPGSHVFAEGPLYIAAAKKYNVVFQHGSQMRSSPVTESAGELLASGILGEVKMTKAWNCQNREVRKPVADSKPPAGVDYDRWLGPAPERPFNENRFHQYWRVFRDYGNGDIGDDGIHDIDMARWGLGVTTHPNRITAHGSTIAKRGDRDYPDNMMVAFHYDDDKVLLYEDRLFTPYGYRGFDSGNTFYGTEGYMIFSRRGYYQVYLGAKEKEGPTVPKEIRGGAGRGYDEHMVDFLKCVRTRETAICTPEISHLSCSLVHLGEIAFRAQDVINFDPATETIQDNPAAAKLLTKTYRAPYGLPTDL from the coding sequence ATGGCCGACGAAATCACCCGCCGGAAGTTTTTGGCCACCACCGCCACCACGGCCGCAGCCATCGCCGCTGCGTCGGAAGCAGCGGCATTTGCACCACAACCGGAACGAATACGCGTCGGACTAATCGGTTGCGGGGGAATTATGAGCAGCCATGTCCGCAGGATCGTGGCCCGCGGCCTGCCGGTGGAATTTACCCACTTGTGCGACGTCGACGACCACCAACCGGAACGGCGGGGGATTGCTAAGGCAATCAGCGGGTTTCAAAAACAGGAGCCCCAACGAACCCGAAATTTTGAAGAGGTGCTGGACGACAAAACCGTGCAAGCGGTCATCGTTGCCACGCCGCACCACCAGCATGCGCCAATTGCCCTGCCGGCCATGCAGGCCGGTAAAGATATCTACCTCGAAAAACCGGGATCGCACGTCTTTGCCGAAGGCCCGCTGTATATTGCCGCCGCCAAGAAATACAACGTCGTGTTCCAACACGGCTCTCAAATGCGATCCAGTCCGGTGACCGAAAGCGCGGGGGAACTGTTGGCATCGGGAATCCTCGGCGAAGTCAAAATGACCAAGGCTTGGAATTGCCAGAACCGAGAGGTTCGCAAACCAGTCGCTGACTCAAAACCGCCGGCCGGGGTCGATTACGACCGTTGGCTGGGACCGGCCCCGGAGCGGCCATTCAATGAAAACCGCTTCCATCAATATTGGCGGGTCTTTCGCGATTACGGCAACGGCGACATCGGCGACGATGGGATTCACGATATCGACATGGCCCGCTGGGGACTGGGCGTGACCACGCATCCCAATCGCATCACAGCACACGGCAGCACGATCGCCAAACGGGGAGACCGCGATTATCCTGACAACATGATGGTCGCCTTTCACTACGACGACGACAAAGTGCTGTTATATGAGGACCGGTTGTTCACGCCGTATGGCTATCGCGGCTTCGACAGCGGAAACACGTTTTACGGCACCGAAGGCTATATGATTTTTTCACGCCGCGGTTACTATCAGGTCTATCTGGGAGCGAAGGAAAAAGAGGGGCCGACCGTCCCCAAGGAAATCCGCGGCGGTGCCGGACGGGGATACGATGAACACATGGTCGATTTCCTGAAGTGCGTCCGCACGCGGGAGACAGCGATCTGTACGCCGGAAATCTCGCACCTCTCCTGTTCGCTAGTGCACCTGGGCGAAATCGCCTTTCGCGCGCAAGACGTAATCAACTTCGACCCGGCGACCGAAACGATCCAAGACAATCCCGCCGCAGCCAAACTGCTGACGAAAACCTACCGCGCCCCCTACGGGTTGCCTACGGATCTATAA